The segment CTAACTGAAGCCCATTATTTGCCCGCAAAATTGATCCAAACTTCACCGACTCGTGGGGAGCGGGAAACCGATCCGGTGGGTATGTATGCGGAAATTGACCTCGATTTAAGCTGTTATGCGCAGATCACCAGCCGCTTTGAAAGCCAGCAACAGACTCAGTTGGCGTTCTTAAAGGCGGGTATCGCCACCCGTAATCGGGCGTTTAATACCATGATTGAGCAGATTGAGCGCGTGGCACTGCGTTCTAAAGCACCGATTTTGCTCAATGGCCCTACGGGTGCAGGGAAATCTTTTCTCGCTCGGCGAATTTATCAATTGCGCCAAGGACGCCACCAAGTTAAAGGGCGTTTTGTGGAGATCAACTGCGCCACTTTGCGTGGTGATAATGCAATGTCTACGTTATTTGGGCATGTGAAGGGTGCATTTACGGGAGCGCTTAATCCACGCCAAGGGCTATTGAAAGAAGCTGATGGCGGAATTTTATTTTTGGATGAAATTGCCGAATTGGGTCTTGATGAGCAAGCAATGCTATTGAAAGCCATTGAAGAAAAAAGCTTTTTTCCATTCGGGTCAGACAGTGAAATTCAAAGCGATTTCCAGTTGATTGCAGGAACCCATCGCAACCTTGCCGAGTGGGTGGAAGAGGGGAAATTCCGCGAAGATTTATTCGCCCGTATTAATATGTGGACATTTGCGTTGCCGGGGCTGGCGGATCGCCGTGAAGATATTGAGCCGAATATCGATTATGAATTGGCAAAATTCTGCCAAGCGGAGCAGAGCCAAATCCGCTTTGATAGAGAAGCTCGTCAACACTATGTTCAGTTTGCTTGCTCCCCTCAAGCCGCATGGCGTGGTAATTTCCGTGAATTAGGTGCTTCAATTTCCCGTATGGCAACCTTCGCGGAACATGGGCGTATCACCCAGTCAGTGGTAGAGGAAGAAATTCAGCGCTTAAGCCAGCAGTGGCAGCCAAAATCTAAGCTACAACTTCCTGAACAAGTGGGGGAAATCGATCTATTTGAGCAGCAGCAGTTGGCCACAGTACTGGATGTGTGCAGGAAATCTTCTTCCTTGTCTGAAGCGGGACGCACACTATTTGCGGTTTCTCGCCAACAGAAAAAGCAACCGAATGATGCAGATAGGCTGCGAAAGTATTTAGCCAAATTTGGGTTGGATTGGGATGGGGTGAAAGCAGGGGCTTGAGGGGGCTAGAACGCTCAATCGCAGAAAATATATAGCCATAAAAAATCCCCGCCGAAGCGGGGATGAGAGCTAATAATCGACAGTACATACTACTGGTAGCGAGTAGTCGGCAGGGACTTCAGGTGTAGGGTAATTAACTTTATCATCAAATATATATCCACTATTACTATCTATCCAGTGTCTCTGCGCATATATAGACGCATTCATGAGTAGATTTAGTTTTCTTGAAGGGGTTTTATATAAGCCTTTTACTTCATCTA is part of the Providencia zhijiangensis genome and harbors:
- the rtcR gene encoding RNA repair transcriptional activator RtcR; the encoded protein is MNQKRKVVIGVLGTVLDRRGKKANRWKKWRPTVGLCQQVDLDIHRFELIHQVNDYSLACRVKEDIEQASPKTEVVLREVDIADPWDFEEVYTSLLDFSADYPFDTENEEYLVHITTGTHVVQICWFLLTEAHYLPAKLIQTSPTRGERETDPVGMYAEIDLDLSCYAQITSRFESQQQTQLAFLKAGIATRNRAFNTMIEQIERVALRSKAPILLNGPTGAGKSFLARRIYQLRQGRHQVKGRFVEINCATLRGDNAMSTLFGHVKGAFTGALNPRQGLLKEADGGILFLDEIAELGLDEQAMLLKAIEEKSFFPFGSDSEIQSDFQLIAGTHRNLAEWVEEGKFREDLFARINMWTFALPGLADRREDIEPNIDYELAKFCQAEQSQIRFDREARQHYVQFACSPQAAWRGNFRELGASISRMATFAEHGRITQSVVEEEIQRLSQQWQPKSKLQLPEQVGEIDLFEQQQLATVLDVCRKSSSLSEAGRTLFAVSRQQKKQPNDADRLRKYLAKFGLDWDGVKAGA